Part of the Candidatus Amarolinea dominans genome is shown below.
TGTTGCCGTAGGCGGAAGGGTGAAGTCTATTCCCGCTGGCAGCATATCTTGCTTTCGCCATGCTGCCGAACCTGTGAGCCGGCGTTGGCGGCTGCTCGCCTGGTTTCTTTTTTTGCTCTGGCCGCTGTTAGCCTGCGGCCGCTTCGAGCCGCGGCCGACGCCCACCCCCGCCCCGCCCACCGCCACCGCGACCCCTCAACCCACGCGGGCGCCAACCGCCACAGCCACGCCGGCCGCCACCCCCACCCAGGAGGCAACCCCGCGTGGGACAGCCGGCGTGGTCGTGGCGCCGCAGGGAGTCAATATCCGCAATGCCGCGACGACGCGCGGCCCACGCGTGGGCCGCTTTGGCGCCGGCGTCAAGGTGACGGTGCAGGAAGGGCCGGTGGACACGGAAGCTGCCGTTGAAATGTGGGGTGTCGGACAGCGGGCGGCAAGGCCGGCGGGTCGCGGCGAGGGACAGCACGTCCGTCTGGCCAACCGCGCAGATCGGCGATCCGCTCCCGTGGACCCGGCCGGCAGGCTAGCGACACATGGTGATCACGCACGATGGGGTGGCTTTGCGGTCCTTTCCCGGCAAGAATACGACGTTGCTACGCGAAATGCCGCGCGGAACCAAGCTCGCCCTGCTCGAGGCGCCGGTGGATGTGGACGGACTGCGCTGGTGGCACGTGAAGAATGAGAAGTACGACGGCTGGGCCGCGGAGAGCAGCGGCAGTCAGCGGCTGTTGTCGCCGGTGGAGTGAAGCGTCAGAGGCGGACCCTGGAAATAAAAAACCAGGGCAGAAGTCCCCCGCTCCTCTGCCCTGATCTCGTAAAGTACCGAAGCACCTTACGAGCGAGAGTATACAGGAAGGCAGCGACCTC
Proteins encoded:
- a CDS encoding SH3 domain-containing protein — encoded protein: MVITHDGVALRSFPGKNTTLLREMPRGTKLALLEAPVDVDGLRWWHVKNEKYDGWAAESSGSQRLLSPVE